One stretch of Nocardia fluminea DNA includes these proteins:
- a CDS encoding DoxX family protein, with protein sequence MTTTSTTATSAGLLVLRLGVGATMAAHGTQKLFGWFDGGGLDGTERFFAASGYPSAKAFAVLAGVSETLGGIGLILGLITPLAAAAILGTMLNAIAVKWGGFFSPKGVEYETILAVAAASLALTGAGGFAVDRFVPGLRDYKIGYGLAAIALAFVAAGITLLIRN encoded by the coding sequence ATGACGACAACATCGACCACCGCGACCAGCGCCGGCCTGCTCGTGCTTCGCCTCGGCGTCGGGGCGACGATGGCCGCGCACGGCACCCAGAAGCTGTTCGGATGGTTCGACGGCGGCGGCCTCGACGGCACCGAACGCTTCTTCGCGGCCAGCGGCTACCCCTCGGCGAAAGCGTTCGCCGTGCTGGCCGGCGTGAGCGAGACCCTCGGCGGTATCGGCTTGATCCTCGGGCTGATCACACCGCTGGCCGCCGCGGCCATCCTCGGCACGATGCTGAACGCCATCGCGGTGAAATGGGGCGGCTTCTTCAGCCCCAAGGGGGTCGAATACGAAACGATCCTGGCGGTGGCCGCGGCGAGCCTGGCCCTCACCGGCGCCGGCGGTTTCGCAGTGGACCGCTTCGTGCCCGGCCTGCGCGACTACAAGATCGGCTACGGCCTCGCGGCGATCGCGCTGGCCTTTGTCGCCGCGGGAATCACCCTGCTCATCCGAAATTGA
- a CDS encoding pyridoxamine 5'-phosphate oxidase family protein: MGSDDPNVKELAVDECWALLRTHDVGRLAVCVDDHPEIFPLNYAVDHGTIVFRSAPGTKVSAALSDALVALEVDGYLSDSHEAWSVVIKGRAEGIREIGDLVDTVDLPLFPWQPETKNLFIRLVPTSVTGRRFPVADPDTWRTPLSNVRRSPLE, translated from the coding sequence ATGGGAAGCGACGACCCGAATGTCAAAGAACTCGCTGTCGACGAGTGCTGGGCACTCCTCCGGACCCACGACGTAGGCCGCCTCGCCGTGTGTGTCGACGACCATCCGGAAATCTTCCCTCTCAACTACGCGGTCGACCACGGAACCATCGTCTTTCGATCTGCGCCAGGCACGAAGGTGTCCGCCGCCTTGTCGGATGCGCTCGTCGCACTGGAGGTCGACGGTTACCTCTCTGACTCCCACGAAGCCTGGAGCGTGGTGATCAAGGGGCGAGCCGAAGGGATCCGTGAGATCGGTGACCTGGTGGACACGGTGGATCTGCCGCTGTTTCCGTGGCAGCCCGAGACGAAGAACCTCTTCATCCGGCTCGTCCCCACCTCGGTAACCGGTCGCCGGTTTCCTGTCGCCGACCCGGACACATGGCGGACTCCCTTGTCGAACGTACGACGGTCTCCTCTGGAGTAA
- a CDS encoding dioxygenase family protein: MPVLYLSHGAPPLIDHDTWPAELAAWAADLPRPRAILIVSAHWESAPVSIGATSTVPLVYDFSGFAPHYYDVRYPAPGAPALAAQVRALLGGAVADAPERGLDHGAYVPLTQMYPDADIPVLQLSIPTLDPQDLMKFGRALAPLRDEGVLLVGSGFFTHNLRALTADDRHVHSFTAEFDDWGRRALDDRDLDTLLDFEHTAPAPRLAHPRTEHFAPLFFSLGAGLDDIDSLRTVIDGYWFGMARRSVQIG; this comes from the coding sequence ATGCCGGTGCTCTATCTGTCCCATGGCGCTCCGCCGCTGATCGACCACGACACCTGGCCCGCCGAGCTCGCGGCCTGGGCGGCCGACCTGCCCAGACCACGCGCGATCCTCATCGTCTCCGCACACTGGGAATCGGCGCCGGTGAGCATCGGCGCGACCAGCACAGTGCCGCTGGTCTACGACTTCAGCGGGTTCGCTCCGCACTATTACGATGTGCGCTATCCCGCACCCGGTGCTCCGGCATTGGCCGCGCAGGTTCGCGCGCTGCTCGGCGGCGCGGTCGCCGACGCCCCCGAACGCGGCCTCGACCACGGCGCCTACGTGCCGCTGACCCAGATGTACCCCGACGCCGACATCCCCGTTCTGCAACTCTCGATCCCTACACTGGATCCGCAGGACCTGATGAAGTTCGGCCGCGCGCTCGCCCCACTGCGCGACGAGGGCGTGCTCCTCGTCGGCAGTGGATTCTTCACCCACAACCTGCGAGCGCTCACCGCCGACGACCGGCACGTGCACTCGTTCACCGCCGAGTTCGACGACTGGGGCCGCCGAGCGCTCGACGACCGCGATCTCGACACGCTGCTCGACTTCGAGCACACCGCGCCCGCCCCCCGCCTGGCCCATCCGCGCACCGAGCATTTCGCCCCGCTGTTCTTCAGCCTCGGCGCCGGCCTCGACGACATCGACTCCCTGCGCACCGTCATCGACGGCTATTGGTTCGGGATGGCACGACGCTCGGTTCAGATCGGCTGA
- a CDS encoding MarR family winged helix-turn-helix transcriptional regulator, translated as MDEPRWLDDAESRLWDRFLAAGALVDRAVDQHLKSEGLSHTQYEVLVRLAAAPDAAMRMTDLAAALYTSKSGLTYQVGKLEEAGLVRRVEHDTDVRGVNAVLTDAGRTRLAEVAPSHVELVRRVFIDVLDPAQRAAIADGLGAVTARLTD; from the coding sequence ATGGACGAACCCCGCTGGCTCGACGATGCGGAGTCGCGCCTGTGGGACCGATTCCTCGCCGCGGGCGCGCTGGTCGATCGCGCGGTCGACCAGCACCTGAAATCCGAGGGCCTCTCGCACACCCAATACGAGGTGCTGGTCCGCCTGGCCGCCGCTCCGGACGCCGCGATGCGGATGACCGACCTCGCCGCGGCCCTCTACACCTCCAAGAGCGGGCTCACCTATCAGGTAGGCAAACTGGAGGAGGCCGGGTTGGTGCGCCGGGTCGAGCACGACACCGATGTGCGCGGGGTCAACGCCGTGCTGACCGACGCGGGTCGGACCCGGCTCGCGGAGGTCGCGCCGAGCCACGTCGAGCTCGTTCGCCGGGTGTTCATCGATGTGCTCGATCCGGCCCAGCGTGCGGCCATCGCCGACGGGCTCGGTGCGGTCACCGCGCGGTTGACCGACTAG